Proteins encoded within one genomic window of Episyrphus balteatus chromosome 1, idEpiBalt1.1, whole genome shotgun sequence:
- the LOC129907116 gene encoding uncharacterized protein LOC129907116, whose protein sequence is MTTDLPTLKQKRGRAQGTISRLKNYISTLAEGSDAVDIESRFSNLKDSFRDFCEYDDQIATFPNESSNIEIVEEIFYTAQAAFRRHINPANTNQHDISQHQQPHVSLDETLNLLASQQLNLIGALHERPQSELRMPTLTIPQFNGSYATWPSFQDLYKSIVHTNSRLSKIQKFQYLKGLLIGDAADQIRHILVTEENYDTAWEKLVDRYDKKKQIINNYIKTFIEQPQLNFASATQLRRLADTSDEVIRGLGTVGPDAQKRDPWLIYILLQKTDDYTRQLWAIKASEKKLHSFDEFIQFINERCDALEAYTAHNPFFESNNSQQQQYAVYTQSTNRFGSSSQPGRCPKCSGAHPLFKCQLFKTLPVPERRKLVLRAKLCFNCMHDGHQTSSCSSTYRCHYCNDKHHSSLHQHEQIRTHYTDVPSITERSTPSYSLTEAQHQEEHQEPFPTQSYSASHITQSACPTVLPAALVYVQDEQGKSRPYRALLDSGSMVSFVSESCAQLLGIKRKHHRSSVCGLSSIEVAVTKGEVVLKLYTLNGIINLRALVLQKVTSPLPSVDISTKAWPWIHKHKLADPFFYKSQNIDILIGADYFFQVLENGQIKFSPNDPILQKTVFGWVVAGPHYQCENQSNDNPKSYQVTIICDIDRTLTKFWEVETVSATNNYLTDEEKHCETHFKTHLCFNLDDRLIVRLPFTKSSEHLGNSKRTAVSCLLSMERRLANDPELYQQYRNFMNEYIAMGHMQKIPSSEVNIADNKGFYLPHHAVVKPSSTTTKLSLDTRTESCYNHLPSLGTTS, encoded by the exons atGACGACCGATTTACCAACGCTGAAACAAAAAAGAGGTAGAGCGCAAGGAACAATTTCAAgactgaaaaattatatttctacaCTCGCTGAAGGTTCCGATGCAGTGGATATTGAAAGCCGCTTCAGTAACCTCAAAGACTCATTCCGTGATTTTTGTGAATACGATGATCAAATTGCAACATTTCCAAATGAATCATCTAACATAGAGATTGTGGAAGAAATATTCTACACAGCCCAAGCTGCATTTCGTCGTCATATAAACCCAGCAAATACAAATCAACATGACATTTCTCAACATCAACAACCACACGTATCACTTGATGAGACCCTCAATCTTTTAGCCTCACAACAGCTGAACTTAATTGGTGCATTACATGAACGTCCACAAAGTGAACTCCGGATGCCAACTCTGACAATTCCCCAGTTTAATGGGTCATATGCCACTTGGCCTTCGTTCCAAGATCTTTACAAATCCATAGTTCACACAAACTCGAGACTGTCCAAAATACAAAAGTTCCAATATTTAAAAGGATTGCTTATTGGAGATGCTGCGGATCAAATTCGTCATATACTCGTCACCGAAGAAAACTATGACACTGCATGGGAAAAGCTTGTTGACAGGTatgataagaaaaaacaaattatcaaTAATTATATCAAAACTTTCATCGAACAACCTCAACTCAATTTTGCAAGTGCAACCCAGCTTAGGCGACTTGCAGACACATCGGATGAAGTGATAAGAGGATTGGGTACAGTTGGACCTGATGCACAAAAACGTGACCCATGGTTGATATACATCTTGCTTCAAAAAACAGACGATTACACCCGACAGCTATGGGCTATCAAAGcttcagaaaaaaaacttcactCATTCGAcgaatttatacaatttatcaACGAAAGGTGCGATGCACTAGAAGCTTACACTGCACATAATCCATTTTTTGAGTCAAATAACagtcaacaacaacaatatgcAGTATATACACAATCAACTAACAGGTTTGGCTCAAGTTCACAACCAGGTCGGTGCCCCAAGTGTAGCGGTGCTCATCCACTGTTTAAATGCCAGCTCTTTAAAACATTGCCTGTCCCAGAGAGACGAAAATTAGTTCTTCGTGCGAAGCTCTGTTTCAATTGCATGCATGATGGTCATCAGACATCGTCGTGCAGTTCAACATATAGATGCCATTATTGCAATGATAAACATCATTCTTCTCTTCACCAGCATGAGCAAATTAGAACGCATTACACTGATGTCCCAAGCATTACTGAAAGATCAACACCCAGCTACAGCTTGACAGAAGCACAACATCAGGAGGAGCACCAAGAACCATTTCCCACTCAATCATACTCAGCATCACACATCACACAATCAGCTTGTCCAACTGTACTACCAGCGGCGTTGGTGTACGTTCAAGACGAACAGGGCAAATCAAGACCATACAGAGCCCTGTTGGATTCTGGTTCGATGGTATCTTTTGTATCAGAGTCATGTGCACAATTACTGGGTATCAAACGTAAACATCATCGTTCTTCTGTTTGTGGCCTCTCATCGATCGAAGTTGCAGTCACCAAAGGTGAAGTCGTACTCAAACTATATACATTAAACGGCATAATTAACTTAAGAGCGTTGGttcttcaaaaagttacatCGCCATTGCCTTCGGTTGACATATCTACGAAAGCATGGCCATGGATTCACAAACACAAATTAGCTGATCCATTCTTTTACAAGAGCCAAAATATCGACATACTCATAGGAGCCGATTACTTTTTCCAAGTTCTTGAGAATGGACAGATTAAATTTTCACCTAATGATCCCATTCTCCAGAAAACGGTTTTCGGCTGGGTAGTAGCTGGTCCGCACTATCAATGTGAAAATCAATCAAATGATAATCCCAAGTCGTATCAAGTAACCATTATTTGTGACATCGACAGAACTCTAACCAAATTTTGGGAAGTAGAAACTGTTTCAGCAACAAACAACTATTTGACCGATGAAGAGAAGCATTGTGAGACTCATTTTAAAACTCACCTTTGCTTCAACTTGGATGATCGTTTAATTGTGCGCTTGCCATTTACAAAATCATCTGAACATCTTGGAAATTCTAAAAGAACAGCAGTATCATGTCTTCTTTCTATGGAGCGTCGACTGGCTAACGATCCCGAACTGTATCAACAATATCGCAACTTTATGAATGAATACATTGCTATGGGGCATATGCAAAAAATTCCTTCAAGTGAAGTCAACATTGCTGACAATAAGGGATTTTATTTACCTCATCACGCTGTTGTGAAACCGTCAAGTACAACGACGAAG CTTTCTCTCGACACTCGAACTGAAAGCTGCTACAATCATTTGCCTTCGTTGGGTACAACAAGCTGA